The Daucus carota subsp. sativus chromosome 2, DH1 v3.0, whole genome shotgun sequence genome includes a window with the following:
- the LOC108206873 gene encoding protein IQ-DOMAIN 17 isoform X2, translated as MGKKGASSWFSAVKRAFMSPTKENTKNSKRRESEEPNQEDEQKKDKRRWLFRIPTQNAQQSQTKTAAINIPPANLSSFNADHKHAIAIALAQAHEAKAAAASVQAPVEYITLTRPPSYSLKHHYAAIIIQTAFRRYLARKARRALQGIVMLQALIRGQNVRKQAKMTLRCMTALLRVQARVRDHRARHSHDAGRNSMFAETNSLWESGYLQDIRARKSQSREGSSIVDSWDERPHTVQELEAILHSRKEAAFMRDTSMSSSFSQQSRRNTSIDEKDAGDRTKWLEQWMAKKQWELNNRASAERREATRTTEVDTCRAYSYSASNGLQAQYMDQYQRQPSSCPVASPRYREPYSPSHHLPVTPSSKTKSLQVRSASPHRTKEDRRYSTANTPNLYFTPRASFGAARYSTCGNDGPVSAPVPNYMAATESAKARARSLSAPRQSRPSTPERDQRGAAKKRLSYPVVDPCINAGIGTSYSQNLRSPSFKSVQAGYVGMGQQSCYTDSTGGEISPCSTTDLRRWFR; from the exons ATGGGGAAAAAAGGAGCTTCTTCATGGTTCTCTGCAGTCAAAAGAGCCTTCATGTCTCCAACCAAGGAGAATACCAAGAATTCCAAGAGAAGAGAGTCCGAGGAACCTAACCAAGAAGATGAACAAAAG AAAGACAAGCGGAGATGGTTATTTCGAATACCTACTCAAAACGCTCAGCAAAGCCAAACCAAGACCGCAGCAATTAACATTCCACCAGCGAATCTCTCCTCATTCAATGCGGACCATAAGCATGCCATTGCAATTGCACTAGCACAAGCTCACGAAGCCAAAGCTGCCGCGGCATCCGTCCAGGCCCCCGTTGAATACATTACACTCACAAGGCCACCCTCGTATTCCCTTAAGCATCACTATGCTGCTATTATCATTCAAACAGCTTTCAGGCGATACCTG GCAAGAAAAGCTCGACGTGCGCTTCAGGGAATTGTTATGCTTCAAGCATTGATTAGAGGACAGAACGTTCGTAAACAAGCAAAGATGACACTGAGATGTATGACGGCTCTTCTTCGAGTCCAGGCTCGGGTTCGTGATCACAGAGCAAGGCATTCACATGATGCAGGCAGAAATTCTATGTTTGCCGAGACAAACAGCTTGTGGGAGTCTGGATATCTACAAGATATCCGAGCAAGGAAGTCCCAA TCTAGAGAAGGAAGTAGCATAGTGGATAGCTGGGATGAAAGACCACATACAGTTCAAGAGCTTGAAGCTATATTGCATAGCAGAAAGGAAGCTGCTTTTATGCGTGACACTTCTATGTCTAGTTCTTTCTCTCAACAG TCTAGAAGGAACACGAGTATTGATGAGAAAGACGCGGGGGACAGAACAAAATGGCTCGAACAATGGATGGCAAAAAAGCAATGGGAGCTTAACAACAGAGCTTCCGCAGAAAGAAGAGAAGCCACAAGGACTACAGAAGTTGACACATGCAGGGCTTATTCTTACTCAGCTTCAAATGGACTCCAAGCCCAGTATATGGATCAATATCAAAGGCAGCCAAGCTCATGTCCCGTGGCTTCACCGCGCTATAGGGAGCCTTACAGTCCCTCTCATCATCTGCCTGTCACTCCTTCATCTAAAACCAAGTCATTGCAGGTGCGTTCAGCAAGCCCTCATCGCACAAAAGAGGACAGGAGGTACTCCACAGCAAATACCCCGAATTTATATTTCACGCCTCGTGCCAGTTTTGGTGCAGCTAGATACAGCACTTGTGGAAATGATGGTCCAGTTAGTGCTCCAGTGCCCAATTATATGGCTGCCACTGAGTCAGCAAAAGCACGAGCCCGATCACTTAGTGCACCAAGGCAGAGTCGCCCATCAACACCAGAAAGGGATCAACGAGGGGCAGCCAAGAAACGGCTATCATATCCAGTTGTTGATCCATGTATAAATGCTGGCATTGGAACAAGTTATAGTCAAAACTTAAGAAGTCCGAGTTTCAAAAGCGTTCAAGCTGGATACGTTGGAATGGGGCAGCAATCATGTTATACAGACAGCACTGGTGGAGAGATTTCCCCATGTTCAACTACTGACCTGAGAAGGTGGTTCAGATGA
- the LOC108206956 gene encoding uncharacterized protein At5g39865, protein MGGCVSTNLLNENDELNPIGIGHHIVSLTSTTYGLLNLDPTTTPPPRITLSPVLSKKDDPPSSPEVINSWELMAGLIENEVTTTSSSSRFRISPLPPPQPSKRVPLRDLENSNSNNVVRTTPDSLGGHNCYEKLCPPNGGSRVVVYTTTLRGVRKTFEECNAVRAAFEGHGVSICERDISMDRGFKEELRDLMKGKEDSLPPKVFIKGRYVGGAQEVLRILEEGKFAELVQGLPRLNNRLCGYVCDMCGGVRFLPCFRCNGSCKMVKQVNQENDEAKVVGLGFKKQLNNNVVVVRCSDCNENGLVQCPICT, encoded by the coding sequence ATGGGAGGTTGCGTTTCAACAAATTTACTCAATGAAAACGATGAATTAAACCCCATTGGGATTGGCCACCACATTGTGTCTCTCACTTCCACTACCTATGGCCTTCTCAATCTTGATCCGACCACCACGCCCCCTCCTCGAATCACACTCAGTCCCGTGCTTTCAAAGAAAGATGATCCACCATCTTCACCTGAAGTTATTAATTCCTGGGAGCTCATGGCTGGCCTAATTGAGAATGAGGTTACAACTACTAGTAGTAGCTCTCGCTTTCGGATCTCTCCTCTTCCCCCTCCTCAACCCTCTAAGCGTGTTCCGCTTAGAGATCTTGAGAATTCTAATTCTAACAATGTTGTTAGAACTACCCCTGATTCATTAGGCGGGCACAATTGTTATGAAAAGTTGTGCCCGCCTAATGGGGGTAGTAGGGTTGTCGTTTATACGACAACCCTGAGAGGGGTGAGGAAGACTTTTGAGGAGTGTAATGCGGTTAGGGCAGCATTTGAAGGACACGGGGTTAGTATTTGCGAGAGAGATATCTCAATGGATAGAGGGTTTAAAGAGGAGCTAAGAGATCTTATGAAGGGGAAAGAGGATTCTTTGCCTCCGAAAGTTTTTATAAAAGGGAGATATGTCGGTGGAGCTCAAGAAGTGTTGAGGATTCTTGAAGAAGGGAAGTTTGCGGAATTGGTTCAAGGGTTGCCTAGATTGAACAATAGGTTATGTGGGTATGTTTGTGATATGTGTGGTGGGGTTAGGTTCTTGCCTTGTTTTCGGTGTAATGGGAGTTGCAAGATGGTTAAGCAAGTTAATCAGGAGAAtgatgaagctaaagttgttggTCTTGGGTTCAAAAAGCAATTGAATAATAATGTAGTTGTGGTCAGGTGTTCTGATTGTAATGAGAATGGTTTGGTGCAATGCCCCATTTGTACCTGA
- the LOC108206873 gene encoding protein IQ-DOMAIN 17 isoform X1 has product MGKKGASSWFSAVKRAFMSPTKENTKNSKRRESEEPNQEDEQKKKDKRRWLFRIPTQNAQQSQTKTAAINIPPANLSSFNADHKHAIAIALAQAHEAKAAAASVQAPVEYITLTRPPSYSLKHHYAAIIIQTAFRRYLARKARRALQGIVMLQALIRGQNVRKQAKMTLRCMTALLRVQARVRDHRARHSHDAGRNSMFAETNSLWESGYLQDIRARKSQSREGSSIVDSWDERPHTVQELEAILHSRKEAAFMRDTSMSSSFSQQSRRNTSIDEKDAGDRTKWLEQWMAKKQWELNNRASAERREATRTTEVDTCRAYSYSASNGLQAQYMDQYQRQPSSCPVASPRYREPYSPSHHLPVTPSSKTKSLQVRSASPHRTKEDRRYSTANTPNLYFTPRASFGAARYSTCGNDGPVSAPVPNYMAATESAKARARSLSAPRQSRPSTPERDQRGAAKKRLSYPVVDPCINAGIGTSYSQNLRSPSFKSVQAGYVGMGQQSCYTDSTGGEISPCSTTDLRRWFR; this is encoded by the exons ATGGGGAAAAAAGGAGCTTCTTCATGGTTCTCTGCAGTCAAAAGAGCCTTCATGTCTCCAACCAAGGAGAATACCAAGAATTCCAAGAGAAGAGAGTCCGAGGAACCTAACCAAGAAGATGAACAAAAG AAGAAAGACAAGCGGAGATGGTTATTTCGAATACCTACTCAAAACGCTCAGCAAAGCCAAACCAAGACCGCAGCAATTAACATTCCACCAGCGAATCTCTCCTCATTCAATGCGGACCATAAGCATGCCATTGCAATTGCACTAGCACAAGCTCACGAAGCCAAAGCTGCCGCGGCATCCGTCCAGGCCCCCGTTGAATACATTACACTCACAAGGCCACCCTCGTATTCCCTTAAGCATCACTATGCTGCTATTATCATTCAAACAGCTTTCAGGCGATACCTG GCAAGAAAAGCTCGACGTGCGCTTCAGGGAATTGTTATGCTTCAAGCATTGATTAGAGGACAGAACGTTCGTAAACAAGCAAAGATGACACTGAGATGTATGACGGCTCTTCTTCGAGTCCAGGCTCGGGTTCGTGATCACAGAGCAAGGCATTCACATGATGCAGGCAGAAATTCTATGTTTGCCGAGACAAACAGCTTGTGGGAGTCTGGATATCTACAAGATATCCGAGCAAGGAAGTCCCAA TCTAGAGAAGGAAGTAGCATAGTGGATAGCTGGGATGAAAGACCACATACAGTTCAAGAGCTTGAAGCTATATTGCATAGCAGAAAGGAAGCTGCTTTTATGCGTGACACTTCTATGTCTAGTTCTTTCTCTCAACAG TCTAGAAGGAACACGAGTATTGATGAGAAAGACGCGGGGGACAGAACAAAATGGCTCGAACAATGGATGGCAAAAAAGCAATGGGAGCTTAACAACAGAGCTTCCGCAGAAAGAAGAGAAGCCACAAGGACTACAGAAGTTGACACATGCAGGGCTTATTCTTACTCAGCTTCAAATGGACTCCAAGCCCAGTATATGGATCAATATCAAAGGCAGCCAAGCTCATGTCCCGTGGCTTCACCGCGCTATAGGGAGCCTTACAGTCCCTCTCATCATCTGCCTGTCACTCCTTCATCTAAAACCAAGTCATTGCAGGTGCGTTCAGCAAGCCCTCATCGCACAAAAGAGGACAGGAGGTACTCCACAGCAAATACCCCGAATTTATATTTCACGCCTCGTGCCAGTTTTGGTGCAGCTAGATACAGCACTTGTGGAAATGATGGTCCAGTTAGTGCTCCAGTGCCCAATTATATGGCTGCCACTGAGTCAGCAAAAGCACGAGCCCGATCACTTAGTGCACCAAGGCAGAGTCGCCCATCAACACCAGAAAGGGATCAACGAGGGGCAGCCAAGAAACGGCTATCATATCCAGTTGTTGATCCATGTATAAATGCTGGCATTGGAACAAGTTATAGTCAAAACTTAAGAAGTCCGAGTTTCAAAAGCGTTCAAGCTGGATACGTTGGAATGGGGCAGCAATCATGTTATACAGACAGCACTGGTGGAGAGATTTCCCCATGTTCAACTACTGACCTGAGAAGGTGGTTCAGATGA